One genomic region from Lonchura striata isolate bLonStr1 chromosome 23, bLonStr1.mat, whole genome shotgun sequence encodes:
- the ZBTB44 gene encoding zinc finger and BTB domain-containing protein 44 isoform X2 codes for MGVKTFTHNSPAHSQEMLGKLNMLRNDGHFCDITIRVQDKIFRAHKVVLAACSDFFRSKLVGQAEDESKSVLDLHHVTVTGFIPLLEYAYTATLSINTENIIDVLAAASYMQMFSVASTCSEFMKSSILWNTPNSQQEKVLDAGQENSANCNFTSRDGSLSPVSSECSVVERTIPVCRESRRKRKSYIVMSPESPLKCNTQTSSPQVLNPSTSYPESRNQPVDSSLAFPWTFPFGIDRRLQSEKVKQAENSRTLEMPGPSESSRRMADYVTCESTKASSPLVIEEDVRVKVERLSDEEVHEEVSQPVSASQSSLSDQQTVPGSEQVQEDLLISPQSSSIGSIDEGVTEGLPTLQSTSGTNAHADDDDRLENVQYPYQLYIAPSTSSTERPSPNGPDRPFQCPTCGVRFTRIQNLKQHMLIHSGIKPFQCDRCGKKFTRAYSLKMHRLKHEVTS; via the exons ATGGGTGTTAAAACATTCACTCATAACTCCCCTGCTCACAGTCAGGAGATGCTGGGGAAGCTGAACATGCTCCGGAACGACGGCCACTTCTGCGACATCACCATCCGCGTCCAGGACAAGATCTTCAGGGCGCACAAGGTGGTTCTGGCCGCCTGCAGCGACTTCTTCCGCTCCAAACTCGTTGGCCAAGCAGAGGACGAGAGCAAGAGCGTGTTGGACCTGCACCACGTGACGGTGACGGGCTTCATCCCCCTCCTGGAGTACGCGTACACAGCCACGCTCTCCATTAACACCGAGAACATCATCGACGTGCTGGCCGCCGCCAGCTACATGCAGATGTTCAGCGTGGCCAGCACGTGCTCGGAGTTCATGAAGTCCAGCATTTTATGGAATACACCCAACAGCCAGCAGGAGAAGGTGCTGGATGCAGGGCAGGAGAACAGTGCAAACTGCAATTTCACCTCCCGGGACGGCAGCCTGTCTCCCGTCTCCTCCGAGTGCAGCGTGGTGGAAAGAACCATTCCCGTTTGCCGGGAGTCTCGGAGAAAGCGCAAAAGCTACATCGTCATGTCTCCTGAGAGCCCCCTCAAGTGCAACACACAAACCAGCTCCCCCCAAGTGCTCAATCCTTCCACTTCCTACCCAGAGTCCAGAAATCAGCCCGTGGACTCGTCCTTAGCTTTTCCCTGGACTTTTCCTTTTGGAATTGATCGAAGACTTCAGTCAGAAAAGGTGAAGCAGGCGGAGAACTCTAGGACTTTGGAAATGCCTGGGCCCTCCGAGTCCAGCAGGAGGATGGCGGATTATGTGACTTGTGAGAGCACCAAAGCCAGTTCTCCGCTGGTGATCGAGGAGGACGTGCGAGTCAAGGTGGAAAGGCTGAGTGATGAGGAGGTTCACGAGGAGGTGTCGCAGCCTGTGAGCgcatcccagagctccctgAGTGACCAGCAGACGGTTCCGGGGAGTGAGCAAGTGCAGGAGGATCTCCTGATCAGCCCTCAGTCTTCATCTATAG GCTCAATAGATGAGGGGGTTACAGAGGGATTGCCCACACTCCAAAGCACCTCTGGCACTAACGCTCATGCAGACGATGACGATCG tcTGGAGAACGTTCAGTATCCCTACCAACTCTACATTGCTCCTTccaccagcagcacagagaggcccagcccaaaCGGCCCCGACAGACCCTTTCAGTGTCCCACGTGTGGGGTGCGCTTCACTCGCATCCAGAACCTAAAACAACACATGCTTATCCACTCAG